A genomic segment from Diadema setosum chromosome 11, eeDiaSeto1, whole genome shotgun sequence encodes:
- the LOC140234596 gene encoding uncharacterized protein produces MRTLRTLLHCTCVIIVLAAVFPGETQACFCPAVADESKICMSDFAIKVEILSQDQNRINGTVSEVFKNSSRALPQVKRGSDLTLAKSTHVCGQVDVQVGSTYFISGKAEHGRPFVHKCASVIGEYRDDGVPYRGDLAIDVNPDCDSHGGDDKPIKTQADGSGHVFKLSKLLFTCSLIATLF; encoded by the exons cTCTACGAACCTTGCTTCACTGCACGTGCGTAATCATCGTGCTAGCGGCAGTCTTCCCCGGCGAGACGCAGGCTTGTTTTTGCCCGGCCGTCGCTGATGAGTCGAAGATCTGCATGTCAGATTTCG CAATCAAAGTCGAAATTCTCAGCCAGGACCAAAATCGGATCAATGGGACCGTTTCAGAGGTTTTCAAGAATTCATCGCGCGCACTGCCCCAAGTCAAACGGGGGTCTGATCTGACTTTGGCCAAATCCACCCATGTCTGTGGGCAAGTAGACGTACAAGTTGGATCTACCTATTTCATCTCAGGAAAGG CTGAACACGGAAGACCCTTCGTACACAAGTGCGCATCCGTGATCGGCGAATACCGGGATGACGGTGTTCCGTATCGTGGGGACCTTGCAATCGACGTCAACCCCGACTGTGATTCGCATGGCGGTGATGACAAGCCAATAAAAACTCAAGCCGACGGTTCGGGTCATGTGTTCAAACTCAGCAAGCTCCTCTTTACCTGCTCGTTGATAGCAACACTCTTTTAA